From Lawsonia intracellularis PHE/MN1-00, the proteins below share one genomic window:
- a CDS encoding pirin family protein: MSHRTIKEIVTGYKSVDGAGVHLVCVLGSLTVKNFDPFLMLDAFDSRNPEDYIKGFPMHPHRGIETFTYLIQGNVEHKDSLGNQGSILDGCCQWMTAGSGILHQEMPKATERFLGLQLWINLPRIYKMVAPKYRDITREMIPKVEEDAGTVAVVTGKYKDVPGATKGEYVNINFFDLTLKPDKVWQVATDPQHTVFAYIVEGECGFESALIPAKRAILFNPGKDLFIQTGLDGARVILVSGKPIQEPIAWGGPIVMNTNDELQEAFIELESGTFIKHS, translated from the coding sequence GTGTCACATCGTACTATTAAAGAAATAGTTACAGGGTATAAGTCAGTTGATGGAGCTGGTGTTCATCTTGTATGTGTTCTTGGATCATTAACAGTTAAGAATTTTGATCCATTTCTTATGTTAGATGCCTTTGACTCACGAAATCCTGAAGATTATATAAAAGGTTTTCCTATGCATCCTCATAGAGGGATAGAAACATTTACATATCTCATTCAAGGTAATGTTGAGCATAAAGATAGTTTAGGTAATCAAGGGAGTATACTTGATGGCTGTTGTCAGTGGATGACTGCTGGCAGTGGTATTTTACATCAGGAGATGCCTAAGGCTACAGAAAGGTTTTTAGGGTTACAGTTATGGATTAACTTACCACGTATATATAAAATGGTAGCTCCTAAATATAGAGATATTACTAGAGAGATGATCCCTAAGGTAGAAGAAGATGCTGGTACAGTTGCTGTTGTAACAGGTAAATACAAAGATGTTCCTGGCGCAACCAAGGGAGAATATGTTAATATTAATTTTTTTGATCTTACTTTAAAACCAGATAAAGTTTGGCAAGTTGCAACTGATCCTCAACATACAGTATTTGCATATATTGTAGAGGGTGAGTGTGGCTTTGAGTCTGCTCTTATACCAGCTAAGCGTGCTATTTTATTTAATCCAGGAAAAGATTTATTTATTCAAACAGGGTTAGATGGTGCAAGAGTTATATTAGTTTCTGGTAAACCTATACAGGAACCAATTGCATGGGGTGGTCCTATTGTTATGAATACAAATGATGAGTTACAGGAAGCATTTATAGAACTAGAGTCTGGGACATTTATCAAACATAGTTAA